From Kitasatospora sp. MAP12-44:
GACGTCGTGGGTCTGCGTGGTCATCGTCCCTGCCTTCGTTTGGTGTCAGGAGACGTTGACCCGAGTGACGATGGTGCGCAAGCGAATATCGTCGGGCTCCTTCATCAGGCCGCGGTCCGGGCGGTGATGAGCAGTGTGCCCAGGGCGCCCCGTTCCGGCGAGGGGATCACCCGCGTGCGGACGTCGGGGAACCCGTACCGCTTGGTGAAGCCGTGCCGCTTGATAGTGGCGGTCGCAGAACTCGCGGTAGATCTTGGTGATTGCATGACGGCCCGACTCCCTTGGGGGAGTCGGGCCGTCATGCGCGAGTCGGGAGTGAGTGGGTTCAGGCGGGGTGGACCGGGAGGTCTTCGAGGCCGCGCATCATCAGGCTGTGGCGCCAGCGGAGCTGGTCCGGCTCGGTGGCGAGACGGAGGTCGGGGAAGCGTTGGAAGAGCCGGCTGATGACGATCAGGCCCTCCATGCGGGCGAGTGGGGCGCCCAGGCAGTGGTGGATGCCGTAGCCGAAGGACAGGTTGGCGCTGTGGGCGCGGGTGATGTCCAACTGGTCGGGCTCGGAGTAGCGGTTCGGGTCCCGTCCGGCGGCGCTGAGCGAGATGGTCACGAACTCGCCCTCGGGGATGAGCACGTCACCCACCTTCACCGGTTCGGTCGTGAAGCGCCAGGTGGTGTTGGAGACCGGGCCGTCGTAGCGCAGGAACTCCTCGATGGCGCCGGGCCACAGCGTGCCGTCGGCGGCGAGCTGGGCTCGTGCCTCGGGGTGTGTGAGCAGGGCCAGGGTGCCGTTGCCGATCAGGTTGACCGTGGTCTCGTGGCCGGCGACCAGCAGCAGGAAGGCCATCGCCATGAGCTCGTCGGTGCTCAGCTGGTCGCCGTCGTCGGTGGCGGCGACCAGGTCGCTGAGCAGGTCGTCCGCCCCCGCGGAGCGCTTGTCGTCGATCAGCGACCGGAGGTAGCCGATCATGGAGACGCTGGCATCGCGGACCTCGTCGGTGCCGGCGCCGGAGACGAGCAGGTTGGACCAACGGCGGAACTCGACGCGGTCGTCGGGGGGAACGCCGAGCAGCCAGCAGATCACCGTGAACGGCACCGGGAAGGCGAGCGCCTCCATCAGATCGACGCGCGGCTGCCCGTCGAACCCGTCGAGCAGCTGGTCGGTCAGTTCGACGATCCGCGGGCGCAGCGACTCCACCCGCCTGGCAGTGAAGGCCCGGCCGACCAGGCGGCGCAGCCGGGTGTGGTCCGGCGGGTCGCTGTCCAGCATGTGCACGCTCAACTCGTGGGCGAACTGGCTGCGTTCGCCTTGCTCACGCGCGAACGCGGCCTGCTTCGCCGGGTCGACGAAGTTCTTCCCGATCAGCCCCCGGCCGGCCTGCATGTCCTTGCTGAGCCGCGGATCGACGAGCAGCGCGCGGGCGTCGTCGTAGCGGGTCACCAGCCAGGTGCGCAGTCCGTTCGGGGCCATCACCGGGATGACCGGCGCTGCGTCCCGCAACTCGGCGAGCACGGTGTGCGGTTGCTGGTAGTAGCCGGGGGTGAACAGGTCGATCGGCTGGTCTGGCTCAGGCCGGTCCGACATTTGGGGCTCCTTTCGTGGCCGACTCGCAGCGGCCGGCTCCGTAGCTCGCGAGTTCTCGGTAGATCTCGAACGGCCGATCCCGTTTGCCGTCGCGGAACGGTCGCAGCGGGGCGGTCTGCTCCTTGTGCTCCGCCCCGCCCTCCCACCGCGCGAAGGACTCCCAGTCCGCCCAGCGGCTGATCACCACGAAGCACGACGGATGGTGCACGGCGGTGAGCAGTTCGTTGCCGAGCAGGCCGGCCGTACCGGCCATCCGGCGGCTGGCCTCGTGATAGGCGGCGAGGACCGCGTCGGGGTCCTCGCTCAGGTGGTAGAGCACTACCTCGACGGCGCCCCCGGTCACCGGGCGCAGCCTGCGGACCCGGCAAGGGCGGCGACCACGTGCATGGTCGTCATCGAGCCACCGCTGCGGTACGGGTGCAGCTTCTCCCGGTGGGTGAGATGGCGTTCGCTGGTCTCGAACTCGCGGAACCGCAGCTCGTCCGTCCAGTCGCTGACGATGTAGTAGACGCCCTCCTCCTCGGCGCCGCGGGAGAGCCACTGGCCCAGGTTGGCGGGGTGGTCGGTGACCGAGTCGCCGACCTCCCGCCACACCCGTTCGAAGTCCTGCTCCATCCCGGGCTTGATCTGCATCCGCAGCATCACCCGGAAGGCCGAGGCGGCCATCTCAGATTCCTCCGTCGACGTTGACGGTCTCGCCGGTGACGTAGCCGGCCAGGTCGCTCAGCAGGAAGAGCACGGGCGCGGCGAGCTCCTCGACGGTACCCAGCCGGGCCAGCGCGGTCTTCTGCGCGTAGGTGGCGCGCAGGCCGGCGGCGCGCTCGGCGGGCATCGTGTCGAATGCCTCGGTCTCGATCACGCCCGGTGCGACGACGTTGACCCGGATGCCGCGCGGGCCGAGCTCCTTGGCCAGCGAGCGGGTCAGCCCGATCATGGCGGCCTTGGCGGCGGTGTAGTGGGCCCGCAGCGGTATCCCGGCGGCGGCGCCGCGCGAGCCGATGTTGACGATCGAGGTGCCGGTGCCCAGCAGCGGCAGGGCCTGCTGGATGACGCGGTAGGCGGCGGTCAGGTTGGTGTCGATGATGCGCGACCACTCGTCGGCCGGCAGGTCCGCGAACGGGATGTGGCTGATCACACCGGCGTTGTTGACCACGCCGTCGAGTCGGCCGTAGTGCTCCTTGGCCAGCGCGACCAGCTTGTCGACCTCGGCGATCTCGCCGACGTCGGCCCGGACGGCGTGGTGCTCGCCCGGGATCTCCTTCAGTGCCTGGAGCAGGCTCTCGACGGCCTCGCTCTCCTGCCGGTAGCAGGTGAGCACGTCGGCGCCGGCCCGGGCGGCGGCCAGCACGATCGCTCGGCCGATGCCGCGGGTGCCCCCGGTGACCAGGATCTTCTTGCCGTGCAATGCGAGTTCCATGGGAATGTCCCTCCTAAAGGGGGCGACGGTCAGACGCAGCCGTCGACGTGGATGTTCTGGCCGGTGATGTACGCGGCCTGGTCGCCGGCGAGGAAGAGCACCACCTGGGCGACCTCCTCGACGGTGCCGAGCCGGCCGAGCGCGGCGAACGAGGAGAAGAGCCGGCGCTGCTGCTCGGCGGCCTCCGCCGGCAGCTCGTCGAGCGCCTCGGTCGCGATCCGTCCGGGCGAGACGGTGTTGACCCGGATGCCCTGCGGGCCGAGCTCACGGGCCAGCGAACGGGTCATGCCGACCAGCGCCTGCTTGACGGCGGTGTAGTGCACGCCGCCGACCATGCCGATCCGGGCCACGGTGGAGCCCAGGTTGATGATGGATCCGCCCCCGTCGAACAGCGGCAGTGCCCGCTGGGTGACCAGGTGGGCGGCCGTCAGGTTGCCCTGGACGGTGGCGGCCCAGTCGGCGGAGCCGAGCTCGGGGTAGAGCTTGGGCTGGAAGGCGCCGGCGTTGTTGACCACCACGTCGACGCCGCCGAGGCTCGCCTCGCACTCGGCGAGCAGCCGCGCGACGTCGCGCTCGTCCGCGGCGTCGGCCTGCAGCACCCGGTGCTTGCCGGGGGTCTCGGCCAGCTCGCGCTCCAGCGAGTTCACGCTCTCACCGGGGCTGCGGTAGCAGGTGACCACGTCGGCGCCGGCCCGG
This genomic window contains:
- a CDS encoding cytochrome P450, which codes for MSDRPEPDQPIDLFTPGYYQQPHTVLAELRDAAPVIPVMAPNGLRTWLVTRYDDARALLVDPRLSKDMQAGRGLIGKNFVDPAKQAAFAREQGERSQFAHELSVHMLDSDPPDHTRLRRLVGRAFTARRVESLRPRIVELTDQLLDGFDGQPRVDLMEALAFPVPFTVICWLLGVPPDDRVEFRRWSNLLVSGAGTDEVRDASVSMIGYLRSLIDDKRSAGADDLLSDLVAATDDGDQLSTDELMAMAFLLLVAGHETTVNLIGNGTLALLTHPEARAQLAADGTLWPGAIEEFLRYDGPVSNTTWRFTTEPVKVGDVLIPEGEFVTISLSAAGRDPNRYSEPDQLDITRAHSANLSFGYGIHHCLGAPLARMEGLIVISRLFQRFPDLRLATEPDQLRWRHSLMMRGLEDLPVHPA
- a CDS encoding antibiotic biosynthesis monooxygenase, coding for MTGGAVEVVLYHLSEDPDAVLAAYHEASRRMAGTAGLLGNELLTAVHHPSCFVVISRWADWESFARWEGGAEHKEQTAPLRPFRDGKRDRPFEIYRELASYGAGRCESATKGAPNVGPA
- a CDS encoding antibiotic biosynthesis monooxygenase, which produces MAASAFRVMLRMQIKPGMEQDFERVWREVGDSVTDHPANLGQWLSRGAEEEGVYYIVSDWTDELRFREFETSERHLTHREKLHPYRSGGSMTTMHVVAALAGSAGCAR
- a CDS encoding SDR family NAD(P)-dependent oxidoreductase; translation: MELALHGKKILVTGGTRGIGRAIVLAAARAGADVLTCYRQESEAVESLLQALKEIPGEHHAVRADVGEIAEVDKLVALAKEHYGRLDGVVNNAGVISHIPFADLPADEWSRIIDTNLTAAYRVIQQALPLLGTGTSIVNIGSRGAAAGIPLRAHYTAAKAAMIGLTRSLAKELGPRGIRVNVVAPGVIETEAFDTMPAERAAGLRATYAQKTALARLGTVEELAAPVLFLLSDLAGYVTGETVNVDGGI
- a CDS encoding SDR family NAD(P)-dependent oxidoreductase — translated: MAGRRFLVTGGTRGIGRGIVLAAARAGADVVTCYRSPGESVNSLERELAETPGKHRVLQADAADERDVARLLAECEASLGGVDVVVNNAGAFQPKLYPELGSADWAATVQGNLTAAHLVTQRALPLFDGGGSIINLGSTVARIGMVGGVHYTAVKQALVGMTRSLARELGPQGIRVNTVSPGRIATEALDELPAEAAEQQRRLFSSFAALGRLGTVEEVAQVVLFLAGDQAAYITGQNIHVDGCV